In Aegilops tauschii subsp. strangulata cultivar AL8/78 chromosome 3, Aet v6.0, whole genome shotgun sequence, one genomic interval encodes:
- the LOC109780712 gene encoding uncharacterized protein, with protein MAGTRNNELRMTLLGLALLGLLLLSHTAAPVEAAAGVQENSFSMNGAGGRSLNSFSMNTAETGEGAKGGKPAAGDF; from the coding sequence ATGGCGGGCACAAGGAACAACGAGCTGCGCATGACCCTGCTCGGCCTGGCCCTGCTGGGGCTCCTACTGCTGAGCCACACCGCGGCTCCGGTGGAAGCCGCCGCGGGCGTGCAGGAGAACAGCTTCTCCATGAACGGCGCCGGCGGCCGCAGTCTCAACAGCTTCAGCATGAATACCGCCGAGACCGGCGAGGGCGCCAAGGGGGGGAAACCCGCCGCCGGCGACTTCTGA